From a region of the Rhinolophus sinicus isolate RSC01 linkage group LG04, ASM3656204v1, whole genome shotgun sequence genome:
- the LOC109448962 gene encoding uncharacterized protein LOC109448962 isoform X4 — MSGLRRYEVALEAEEEIYWGCFYFFPWLRMWRRERSSAHPREQKLEPLRGLMSCLSSGLGPVPQRSGRGLPRRTPAATTQPAGALKI, encoded by the exons ATGTCGGGATTGAGGAGATACGAGGTGGCGCTGGAGGCGGAGGAGGA GATCTACTGGGGCTGCTTCTACTTTTTCCCGTGGCTGCGCATGTGGCGGAGGGAGCGGAG CTCGGCGCACCCCCGGGAGCAGAAGCTGGAGCCTCTGCGGGGTCTGATGAGCTGTCTGTCAAGCGGCCTGGGCCCTGTTCCTCAGCGCTCGGGTCGCGGCCTCCCACGCCGCACCCCCGCAGCCACTACCCAGCCAGCCGGTGCATTAAAGATTTAA
- the CCL27 gene encoding LOW QUALITY PROTEIN: C-C motif chemokine 27 (The sequence of the model RefSeq protein was modified relative to this genomic sequence to represent the inferred CDS: substituted 1 base at 1 genomic stop codon), giving the protein MKGPSPTISLLLLLLLLSPDPGAAVLLPPSTTCCTQLYXQPLSNKLLRKVIQVELQEADGDCHLQAFVLHLSQRSICIHPQNCSLTRWFERQGRRLQGTLPNLNFGLIEKMGQGPQ; this is encoded by the exons ATGAAGGGGCCCTCACCCACCATCAGCCTCCTGCTGCTACTGTTGCTTCTGAGTCCAGACCCTGGAGCAG CAGTGCTACTACCACCCAGCACTACCTGCTGTACTCAGCTCTACTGACAGCCGCTTTCAAACAAGCTACTGAGGAAGGTCATCCAGGTGGAACTGCAGGAGGCTGATGGGGACTGTCACCTACAGGCTTTTGT GCTTCACCTGTCTCAACGCAGCATCTGTATCCACCCCCAGAACTGCAGCCTGACTCGGTGGTTTGAGCGCCAAGGGAGAAGACTCCAGGGGACTTTGCCCAACCTGAATTTTGGGCTGATAGAGAAAATGGGCCAGGGACCCCAGTag
- the LOC109448962 gene encoding uncharacterized protein LOC109448962 isoform X3: MSGLRRYEVALEAEEDPAPPGPAPPSLCRIYWGCFYFFPWLRMWRRERSSAHPREQKLEPLRGLMSCLSSGLGPVPQRSGRGLPRRTPAATTQPAGALKI; encoded by the exons ATGTCGGGATTGAGGAGATACGAGGTGGCGCTGGAGGCGGAGGAGGA ccccgccccgcccggcccGGCTCCGCCCTCTCTCTGCAGGATCTACTGGGGCTGCTTCTACTTTTTCCCGTGGCTGCGCATGTGGCGGAGGGAGCGGAG CTCGGCGCACCCCCGGGAGCAGAAGCTGGAGCCTCTGCGGGGTCTGATGAGCTGTCTGTCAAGCGGCCTGGGCCCTGTTCCTCAGCGCTCGGGTCGCGGCCTCCCACGCCGCACCCCCGCAGCCACTACCCAGCCAGCCGGTGCATTAAAGATTTAA
- the LOC109448962 gene encoding uncharacterized protein LOC109448962 isoform X2, translating into MPQASKETFGARDMSGLRRYEVALEAEEEIYWGCFYFFPWLRMWRRERSSAHPREQKLEPLRGLMSCLSSGLGPVPQRSGRGLPRRTPAATTQPAGALKI; encoded by the exons ATGCCCCAGGCCTCCAAG GAGACGTTTGGAGCCCGGGACATGTCGGGATTGAGGAGATACGAGGTGGCGCTGGAGGCGGAGGAGGA GATCTACTGGGGCTGCTTCTACTTTTTCCCGTGGCTGCGCATGTGGCGGAGGGAGCGGAG CTCGGCGCACCCCCGGGAGCAGAAGCTGGAGCCTCTGCGGGGTCTGATGAGCTGTCTGTCAAGCGGCCTGGGCCCTGTTCCTCAGCGCTCGGGTCGCGGCCTCCCACGCCGCACCCCCGCAGCCACTACCCAGCCAGCCGGTGCATTAAAGATTTAA
- the LOC109448962 gene encoding uncharacterized protein LOC109448962 isoform X1 produces the protein MPQASKETFGARDMSGLRRYEVALEAEEDPAPPGPAPPSLCRIYWGCFYFFPWLRMWRRERSSAHPREQKLEPLRGLMSCLSSGLGPVPQRSGRGLPRRTPAATTQPAGALKI, from the exons ATGCCCCAGGCCTCCAAG GAGACGTTTGGAGCCCGGGACATGTCGGGATTGAGGAGATACGAGGTGGCGCTGGAGGCGGAGGAGGA ccccgccccgcccggcccGGCTCCGCCCTCTCTCTGCAGGATCTACTGGGGCTGCTTCTACTTTTTCCCGTGGCTGCGCATGTGGCGGAGGGAGCGGAG CTCGGCGCACCCCCGGGAGCAGAAGCTGGAGCCTCTGCGGGGTCTGATGAGCTGTCTGTCAAGCGGCCTGGGCCCTGTTCCTCAGCGCTCGGGTCGCGGCCTCCCACGCCGCACCCCCGCAGCCACTACCCAGCCAGCCGGTGCATTAAAGATTTAA